A genomic segment from Malaclemys terrapin pileata isolate rMalTer1 chromosome 1, rMalTer1.hap1, whole genome shotgun sequence encodes:
- the GPR45 gene encoding probable G-protein coupled receptor 45: MACNDTPIDSDVALNESTPSIGSSYTALPAPLRILLVIIMVFMIAVGFFGNAIVCLIVYQKPAMRSAINLLLATLAFSDIMLSLFCMPFTAVTIITVTWNFGAHFCRISAMLYWLFVLEGVSILLIISVDRFLIIVQRQDKLNPYRAKVIIAMSWALSFCISFPSVIGWTFVEVPARAPQCVLGYTEFPADRAYVVMLVVAIFFIPFSIMLYSYLCILNTVRRNALRIHNHAESLCLSQVSKLGLMGLQKPQQMNVDMSFKTRAFTTILILFIGFSLCWLPHTVFSLLSVFSRQFYYSPSFYITSTYILWLSYLKSVFNPVVYCWRIKKFREACMEFMPKTFKILPKVPGRTKRRIQPSTIYICSETQSAV, translated from the coding sequence ATGGCATGCAACGACACTCCCATAGACAGTGATGTTGCTCTCAATGAGAGTACCCCATCCATAGGCTCCAGTTacacagctctgcctgccccactcAGGATATTGTTGGTAATAATAATGGTCTTCATGATTGCCGTTGGATTTTTTGGTAATGCCATTGTCTGCCTCATTGTCTACCAGAAGCCAGCCATGCGTTCAGCCATCAACCTGCTGCTAGCAACTTTGGCCTTTTCTGACATCATGCTGTCTTTATTCTGCATGCCTTTTACCGCAGTTACAATTATTACAGTGACCTGGAACTTCGGGGCTCACTTCTGTCGGATATCAGCTATGCTCTATTGGTTATTTGTCTTGGAAGGAGTCTCTATACTCTTGATCATTAGCGTGGACCGTTTCTTAATTATCGTTCAACGGCAAGACAAGCTGAACCCTTACCGTGCCAAAGTCATCATCGCCATGTCCTGGGCACTGTCCTTCTGCATTTCCTTTCCTTCAGTGATTGGATGGACATTTGTGGAAGTACCAGCCCGGGCTCCCCAATGTGTTCTGGGGTACACTGAATTTCCTGCTGACAGAGCTTATGTCGTGATGCTAGTTGTGGCAATTTTCTTCATCCCTTTCAGTATCATGCTGTATTCTTACCTTTGCATTCTAAATACCGTGCGGCGCAATGCCCTTAGGATCCACAACCATGCTGAGAGCCTTTGCTTGAGCCAGGTGAGCAAACTAGGCCTCATGGGACTACAGAAGCCTCAGCAGATGAATGTGGACATGAGCTTCAAAACCAGAGCCTTCACTACAATTCTCATTCTATTCATTGGCTTTTCACTCTGCTGGCTTCCACACACTGTGTTCAGCTTGCTCTCTGTGTTTAGCAGACAGTTCTACTACAGCCCTTCTTTCTACATCACCAGCACCTACATCCTGTGGCTGAGTTACCTCAAGTCAGTGTTTAACCCTGTCGTCTACTGTTGGAGAATCAAGAAATTCCGTGAGGCCTGCATGGAATTCATGCCTAAAACATTCAAGATCCTCCCTAAAGTGCCTGGACGAACAAAGAGGAGAATACAGCCAAGTACAATATACATCTGTAGTGAGACCCAGTCAGCTGTTTAG